The stretch of DNA GACATAGATGGTGAGGAAGTCGAGGCCGGCATGGCTCGCGAGGCCGACCGAGCCGAAGAAGGTCCAGGAGGTGCAGTAGACCGCGAGCGACAGGGCGTAGATCGTCGGCCGCACCCGTGCGTCGCGCATCAGGGTCCGCCCGGCCACGTCGCCCCAATGGGCCACCGCGAACAGGGCGCAGATATAGACGAGGGCCGCCAGCACCACCGTCCAGCCCGCGATCATCGGCTCATCCATCCCCGGCCCGGGGGTCCCGGGCGTTGCGCATCCCCGGGGCTTTAGAGCATGTGGGGGGCGTAATCACGCCCCCGACCGGCGTCAGCCGTGGCAGGCGCAGCCGGCGTGGTCGCAGCCGGCATGGTGGGGATGGCCCTCGGCGCATTCCTCGCAGCAGAAGGCCTTGCCGTCACGGGACACGGCCTTCGCCGCGGACACCTCGCAGACGCAATCCTCGCAGGCGCACTTCACGGTCTCGTTGGTCGGGCTGGTCATGGATCCGGTTCCTCGTCGTGGTCGTGATGGGGGTGGCCGTGCTCGTGCGGCTCGGTGAGGTGGGCGACCATGTTGCGCAGCACGTCGCGCACGTGATCGTCGTCGATCGCGTAGGCGACGTTCCGGCCGTGGCGCACTGCGCGCAGGATGCGGGCGGTGCGCAGCAGGCGCAGGTGATGCGAGGTCAGCGATTGCGACAGGCCGAGGGCCTCGCCGATCTCGCCGACGGTGCACGCCGTCTCCAGGCAGGCCAGCACGATGCGCAGGCGGTTCGGCTCGCCGAGGAGCCGGAAGACCTCCGCCACATCCGTGACCTGCTCGGGCGACAGGGGCCGCACGCCGGTTCTCTCCTCAACACATGAACACGTGCTCATATGTTCATGACGCTAGGGGAGATGTCAAGGCCGGCCTCCGGAACGCGAACGACCCCGCGGCGCCGGTGGCGCCGCGGGGTCGAGGAAACGAGCGAGCGAGGCCGCGTCGCGCGGCGCGAAAACCGGCCCCGTTCAGGCCACCGCGCGCCCGCGCATCAGATCGGCCCCGTTGCCGACCGCCCGGGTATAGAGCGAGGAATAGCTGTCGGCGGCCCGGTCCCAGCCGAACTCACGGGCCATGGCGTTGCGCCGCATGGCGCCGAGGCGCCGCTTCGACGCGAAGGTGTCGAAGGCGCGGCGGATCGCGCCGCTCAGGCCCTTGAGCGAGGCCTCGCCGAACAGGAAGCCGGTGACGCCGTCCTCGACGGTGTCGGCCAGCCCCCCGGTGCGGTGGACGATCGGCAGCGAGCCGAAGCGCTGGGCGTACATCTGGGCAAGGCCGCAGGGCTCGAAGCGCGACGGCATCAGCAGGAAGTCGCTGCCGGCGAACATCCGGTGGGCGTCGGTCTCCTCGAAGCCGACCCGCACCCCGACCGCGCCGGGATGGCGCCGGGCGAGATCGAGGAAGGCGGCCTCGAAGCGCGGCTCGCCCTGGCCGGTCACCACGAGCTGGCCGCCCTCGGCGACGATCGACTCGGCGGCGGCCAGCGTCAGGTCGACGCCCTTCTGGTGCACGAGGCGCGACACGATGGCGAAGAGCGGCCCGCGCGAGACGCCGAGCCCGAAGCGAGTCCGCACCGCGTCGGCATTGGCGCGCTTGCCCTTCCAGTCGTCGGGCTCGAACCGGGTGGCAAGGTGGGGATCGGTGCGGGGATCCCAGCTCTCGTCGATGCCGTTGAGGATGCCGGCGAGCCGGCCCTGATGGGCGCGGGTGCGCAGCAGGCCGTCGAGGCCGCAGCCGAATTCCGGCGTCGTGATCTCGTGGGCGTAGGTCTCGCTCACGGTGGTGACGTGCGAGGAATAGTACAGGCCCGCCTTGAGGAAGGACAGCTTGCCGTAGAACTCGACCCCGTCGATGTGGAAGGCGCTCTCCGGCACGCCGAGGCGGCCGAGATTCTCCCACGGGAACAGGCCCTGATAAGCGAGGTTGTGGATGGTGAGCACGGTCGGCGTGCGCAGGCCCCGCCAGGCCAGGTAGGCCGGCGCCAGGGCCGTCTGCCAGTCGTTGAGATGCAGCAGGTCGGCGCGCCAGTCCGGATCGACGCCCTGCGCCAGTTCGGCGGCCGCGAGGCTGAGGCGGCCGAAGCGCAGGTCGTTGTCCGGGAAGTCGACGCCCTGGTCGCCGTAGGGCGAGCCGTCGCGCTCGTAGAGGCCGGAATTCAGGATGATGTAGACCGGCAGGCCGTCGCCGGTCTCGATCAAGCCGAGGTCGCAGGGGGGCATCTCGGCGCTGCCGGCGAGATGGGCCACCACGGTCATGTCGGGGTGGCGCTCGACGACCTGGCGGTAGCCGGGGATCAGGATGCGGACGTCGTAATGCTGGCGCAGGGCCCGGGGCAGGGAGGCCGCGACCTCGCCAAGGCCGCCGGTCTTCACGAAATCCGCCATCTCGGGCGTCGCGTAGAGGATCCGCGGCTTGAGCGAGCCGCGCAGACCCTCGACGGCGTCCCGCGGGGAGCCGCCGGACGGCATTGCCGGCGCGAGGGAAGCCGACCGTGCCGACGCCGCAAATGTCATGAAAGAGCCCCCACGCCGCGAGCCGGACGAATCACGAGCGGACGATTCCGCGGCGTACCGCCACGACAACGCGCCATTCCCGCCTCGGTTCCATTGCACTGCACAATATCACGATCGGCGGAAGCGGCAAGACAAAATAGATTAATCGAAAGCTAAAATTCCAGCTTTCGCCGCTTCCCGAAGCTGTGCCGCGTCCCGTCCGGAGCTTAGGCGGGTAAAGCCCGGCTGCGGCCGCCGGCCGCCGGCGCGTGCCGGAGCAGCACCAGGGCCTCGTCTGCCGCAAGTGCGAAATGCCCGTCCTGCGGGCCCTCGCCGCGCCGTCCGCCGGCACTCGACAGCAGCACCTCCCAGTCGCAGTCGGACGGCGCCTCGGTCGTGCAAGCCTCGTGCCCGAAATTGAGCGCGACCCGGATCACCTCGTCGCCGTGCAGGCGCTCGTAGACGAGGACGTCTCCCGAGGCCGACACCGCCCGGTAGGCGCCGATGCCGAGGGCCGGGTGCTCGCGTCGCAGCGCGATCAGGCGGCGGTGCAGCGTCAGGATCGAGGTCGGGTCGTCGCGCAGGGTCTCGACGTTGCGGGTCTGGGCCTGGGGATCGAGGGGCAGCCAGGGCTCGACGGTGGAGAAGCCGGCCTGCGGCCCGGGCGCCCACTGCATCGGGGTGCGTTCCGGGTCGCGGCCGCGACCCGGCTCGTTGTGCTCCCAGGGGTCGCGCACGCGCTCCAGCGGGATCGGCACCCGGCCCAAGCCGATCTCGTCGCCGTAATACAGCGTCGGCGTGCCCCGCAGGGTCAGGAGCAGCACGGCCGCCACCCGGGCCTGCGCATCGCCGACCCGGGCGGCGATGCGGGGCTGGTCGTGGTTGCCGAGCACCCAGTTCGGCCATCCGCCCACGGGCAGGGCCGCCTCGTACTCGGCGATGAGCCGCGCCACCGATTCGGCATGCCAGGGCGTCTGGATCAGCTGGAAATTGAACGGCAGATGCGCCCCCGACAGGTCGGTGCCGTAATAGGCGACCAGCCGTTCCAGCGGCAGGTAGATCTCGCCGATCAGCACCCGTGCCTCGTATTCCTCCAGCACCGCCCGCATCTCGGCGATGACATCCATCACCTCGGGCTGGTCGGCGGAATGGATCTGGAGCAGGCGGTTGATCTCGGGCTCGCCGGCGACGTAATCCGGGTTGACCGGGTTGTCGCGAAGCGCCTCGTCCTTCATCAGGTGCCAGATCACGTCGACCCGGAACCCGTCGACGCCGCGGTCGAGCCAGAAGCGCAGCACGTCCATCATCGCGGCGCGCACCTGCGGGTTGCGCCAGTTCAGGTCCGGCTGCTCGCGCAGGAAGGCGTGGTAGTAGTATTGCCCGGTCGCCGGATCGAGGGTCCAGGCCGGGCCGCCGAAATTGCTGATCCAGTTGTTCGGCGGACCGCCGTCGGGGCCGGGATCGCGCCAGATGTACCAGTCGCGCTTCGCGCTGTCGCGCGAGGCCCTGGCCTCGCGGAACCACGGATGCTCCTGCGAGGTGTGGTTCGGCACGAAATCCATGATCACCCGCAGGCGGCGGCGATGCGCCTCCGCCACGAGCGCGTCGAAATCGGCGAGCGTGCCGAAGAGCGGGTCGATGTCGCAGTAATCCGAGACGTCGTAGCCGTAATCGGCCATCGGCGAGCGGCAGACCGGCGACAGCCACACCGCATCGACCCCGAGCCAGGCCAGGTAGTCGAGCCGTGCCGTGATGCCCCGAAGGTCGCCGACGCCGTCGCCGTTCGTGTCCTGGAACGAGCGCGGATAGACCTGGTAGACGAGGCCCGCCTTCCACCACAGCTCGCCGGCCAGCAGGGTTGCGGGCTTCGCGTCCTCGGTCATGCGGGGCTCCCGGGCGGCGCCGCATTGGGCGCAATTGAGTTTGACACAGGGGGTTGAGCGACCGGGCGGCCGGCCTTATAGGGACGCCCGCGGCATTGGCTCCCCCGAGGGAAGCCGTCTCGCCGCACCCGGTTCCCGCGGCCCTGCGCGCGGGGCCTCAGGCGTGGCAAAC from Methylobacterium aquaticum encodes:
- a CDS encoding metallothionein yields the protein MTSPTNETVKCACEDCVCEVSAAKAVSRDGKAFCCEECAEGHPHHAGCDHAGCACHG
- a CDS encoding ArsR/SmtB family transcription factor — protein: MRPLSPEQVTDVAEVFRLLGEPNRLRIVLACLETACTVGEIGEALGLSQSLTSHHLRLLRTARILRAVRHGRNVAYAIDDDHVRDVLRNMVAHLTEPHEHGHPHHDHDEEPDP
- the glgA gene encoding glycogen synthase GlgA; translation: MPSGGSPRDAVEGLRGSLKPRILYATPEMADFVKTGGLGEVAASLPRALRQHYDVRILIPGYRQVVERHPDMTVVAHLAGSAEMPPCDLGLIETGDGLPVYIILNSGLYERDGSPYGDQGVDFPDNDLRFGRLSLAAAELAQGVDPDWRADLLHLNDWQTALAPAYLAWRGLRTPTVLTIHNLAYQGLFPWENLGRLGVPESAFHIDGVEFYGKLSFLKAGLYYSSHVTTVSETYAHEITTPEFGCGLDGLLRTRAHQGRLAGILNGIDESWDPRTDPHLATRFEPDDWKGKRANADAVRTRFGLGVSRGPLFAIVSRLVHQKGVDLTLAAAESIVAEGGQLVVTGQGEPRFEAAFLDLARRHPGAVGVRVGFEETDAHRMFAGSDFLLMPSRFEPCGLAQMYAQRFGSLPIVHRTGGLADTVEDGVTGFLFGEASLKGLSGAIRRAFDTFASKRRLGAMRRNAMAREFGWDRAADSYSSLYTRAVGNGADLMRGRAVA
- a CDS encoding alpha-amylase family glycosyl hydrolase — its product is MTEDAKPATLLAGELWWKAGLVYQVYPRSFQDTNGDGVGDLRGITARLDYLAWLGVDAVWLSPVCRSPMADYGYDVSDYCDIDPLFGTLADFDALVAEAHRRRLRVIMDFVPNHTSQEHPWFREARASRDSAKRDWYIWRDPGPDGGPPNNWISNFGGPAWTLDPATGQYYYHAFLREQPDLNWRNPQVRAAMMDVLRFWLDRGVDGFRVDVIWHLMKDEALRDNPVNPDYVAGEPEINRLLQIHSADQPEVMDVIAEMRAVLEEYEARVLIGEIYLPLERLVAYYGTDLSGAHLPFNFQLIQTPWHAESVARLIAEYEAALPVGGWPNWVLGNHDQPRIAARVGDAQARVAAVLLLTLRGTPTLYYGDEIGLGRVPIPLERVRDPWEHNEPGRGRDPERTPMQWAPGPQAGFSTVEPWLPLDPQAQTRNVETLRDDPTSILTLHRRLIALRREHPALGIGAYRAVSASGDVLVYERLHGDEVIRVALNFGHEACTTEAPSDCDWEVLLSSAGGRRGEGPQDGHFALAADEALVLLRHAPAAGGRSRALPA